A genomic segment from Gemmatimonadota bacterium encodes:
- a CDS encoding DinB family protein produces MANTEWWQRGPVEGVPSLLQPVAHILLQVRESVGELTANLTEAEWNARPANVASSAFHVRHITGVIDRLFTYARGDGLSPEQFSAIRSEGDHLPASDVAAVLDALSARVDSAVAELRTIDVATLGDFRAVGRAKLPSTVIGCLVHGAEHSMRHVGQLSVTARIARATDAKA; encoded by the coding sequence ATGGCGAATACAGAGTGGTGGCAGCGCGGTCCGGTCGAGGGTGTTCCTTCTCTCCTGCAGCCGGTGGCGCACATCCTTCTCCAGGTCCGGGAAAGTGTCGGCGAGCTGACCGCGAATCTGACTGAAGCCGAGTGGAACGCGCGTCCGGCCAACGTTGCGTCGTCTGCGTTTCACGTGCGCCACATCACCGGTGTCATCGATCGCCTCTTCACCTACGCACGAGGTGACGGCCTGTCACCGGAACAGTTCTCGGCGATTCGGTCCGAAGGCGATCATCTACCTGCCTCCGACGTCGCGGCGGTGCTCGACGCGCTGTCAGCACGCGTCGACTCGGCGGTCGCCGAGCTTCGCACGATAGATGTCGCCACGCTGGGCGACTTTCGCGCGGTCGGACGTGCAAAGCTCCCTTCGACGGTGATCGGGTGCCTTGTGCATGGTGCGGAACACTCGATGCGGCATGTCGGTCAGCTATCGGTAACGGCACGCATAGCGCGAGCGACGGATGCCAAGGCGTAA